From a single Methylocystis echinoides genomic region:
- a CDS encoding DUF6481 family protein: protein MPNRQREVASAAERKAARDARYAARKARK, encoded by the coding sequence CTGCCGAACAGGCAGCGTGAAGTTGCTTCTGCGGCCGAACGCAAGGCGGCCAGGGATGCCCGCTACGCCGCTCGAAAGGCCCGCAAATAA